From a single Paramisgurnus dabryanus chromosome 17, PD_genome_1.1, whole genome shotgun sequence genomic region:
- the sh3yl1 gene encoding SH3 domain-containing YSC84-like protein 1, translating to MNNPIPANLKSEAKKAAKILREFTEISSRMGPDKLIPAHVIAKAQGLAILSVFKAGFMITARGGSGIVICRLADGRWSAPSAIGIAGLGGGFEIGLEASDFVIILNERRAVDAFSKGGNLTLGGNFTVAVGPVGRNLEADVAVRSTAAVYSYCKSRGLYAGVSLVGSYLIERKDANRKFYGQEIRASAILNGDVEPPPEAYDLYTVLEDYREKYASDWQGKFMRPIVDKQMNSAPSRPRPPTQKPARPYTPKQETSSAVKPTLYPSLNNWDSWDTQSSGQASGGALMATAVHPFTGQQPGDLSFAVGDRITVITQTDSQYDWWEGELRGKVGIFPANFVSLS from the exons TGAATAACCCAATACCTGCAAACCTCAAGTCTGAGGCCAAGAAGGCTGCTAAGATTCTCAGAGAGTTCACTGAAATATCCAGCAGGATGGGACCTGACAAACTTATCCCAG CCCATGTCATTGCCAAGGCTCAGGGTCTGGCCATCTTGTCTGTTTTTAAAGCGGGTTTCATGATCACCGCGAGGGGCGGCAGTGGAATAGTCATCTGTCGACTCGCTGACGGGA GGTGGTCTGCTCCTTCAGCCATTGGGATTGCCGGACTTGGTGGAGGATTTGAGATAGGGTTGGAG GCATCAGATTTTGTCATTATCTTGAATGAGAGGAGAGCTGTGGATGCTTTCAGTAAAGGGGGAAATCTCACACTGGGTGGAAATTTCACTGTTGCTGTTGGCCCTGTTGGCAG GAATTTGGAAGCAGACGTGGCGGTTCGCAGCACAGCGGCTGTTTACTCCTACTGCAAATCTCGCGGCCTTTACGCCGGCGTGTCTCTCGTCGGTTCTTACCTCATCGAACGCAAAGATGCCAACCGAAA GTTTTATGGGCAGGAGATTCGTGCTTCTGCGATTCTCAACGGAGATGTGGAACCTCCACCCGAGGCATACGACCTGTATACCGTTTTGGAGGACTACAGAGAGAAATACGCCTCCGACTGGCAGGGCAAATTTATGCGCCCCATCGTAGACAAGCAG ATGAATTCAGCACCATCTAGACCAAGACCCCCTACACAGAAACCTGCCCGCCCTTACACACCAAAACAAGAGA CTTCTTCGGCAGTTAAACCTACTCTTTACCCCAGTTTGAACAACTGGGACAGCTGGGATACCCAAAGCTCAG GTCAGGCATCCGGTGGCGCTCTAATGGCAACAGCCGTGCACCCGTTTACAGGTCAGCAGCCCGGAGACCTAAGCTTTGCTGTAGGCGATCGCATCACTGTTATTACCCAAACTGACTCTCAGTATGACTGGTGGGAGGGTGAACTGAGAGGAAAGGTGGGGATCTTTCCAGCCAATTTTGTGTCTTTAAGCTGA
- the LOC135777993 gene encoding solute carrier family 22 member 6-B, protein MKARGASCLFTGPLQIHVYLILGLQIFFIAFTFFVDVFTLHVKFCDEESNLNHTEEDSNISTIINRTDNLNYLASGPSCHNYYFPHGQATYMTGLLIGSLFGGALSDKYGKKCLLICCSAVHAAATVIVAFLPYARVYLTARCVSGAASSVIYICTYSLGVEWSLPKYRIWPPTLFSFIFSLGMMGMAGIAFLISGWMQFHLALGIPQIVFLPLYFFLPESPRWLLLNKRLETLEDYRNKSPEDKHYLGLLLNSMDSEDQKSHPQKTYTRTETNLTNFTSPILLRLFIMSYIGFVSALTYYGICFSIGSFGVNIYLAQFFSGLSESPSLLLPFLLKRCGRRPFSMASLFLSGISCMLSLLVSNFCDMPGLVMTLALMGKLCMQSTTCVSMLYGIELFPTVIRQKCIGLVSLCYRVACIINAVVPPEGGVPLPAMICYSSGPIIGAVLCLLLPETSGIPLPDTVEDCEKQPRLKLSCCGRWPLKSTQEPEDLKDMNCKLESCPLSAQLANC, encoded by the exons ATGAAGGCGCGCGGCGCTTCTTGTTTGTTTACCGGTCCGCTACAAATCCACGTTTATTTAATTCTTGGTTTGCAGATTTTCTTCATAGCCTTTACATTTTTCGTCGACGTGTTTACGTTACACGTGAAGTTTTGCGACGAGGAGAGCAATTTAAATCATACAGAGGAGGACAGTAATATTTCCACTATCATAAACCGGACGGACAATCTCAACTACCTCGCGAGT GGTCCCTCGTGTCACAATTATTACTTTCCACATGGACAGGCAACATACATGACAGGATTGCTTATCGGATCGTTATTCGGTGGCGCTTTATCTGACAA ATATGGAAAGAAATGTCTCCTCATATGCTGCTCAGCTGTCCACGCGGCTGCTACCGTCATCGTCGCATTTCTGCCGTATGCACGCGTGTACCTGACCGCGCGCTGTGTCAGTGGAGCAGCCAGTAGTGTCATTTACATTTGCACCTACAGTTTAG GGGTCGAATGGAGCCTGCCGAAGTATCGTATATGGCCACCTACCCTGTTTTCTTTCATCTTCAGTCTGGGAATGATGGGAATGGCTGGCATTGCTTTTTTGATCAGTGGCTGGATGCAGTTTCATCTGGCTCTGGGCATTCCTCAGATTGTCTTTCTACCTCTTTATTT CTTTCTTCCAGAATCTCCTCGATGGCTGCTACTCAATAAGAGACTGGAAACACTGgaggactatcgaaataaaagTCCTGAGGACAAACACTACCTGGGTCTG CTTTTGAACTCAATGGACAGTGAGGATCAAAAATCCCACCCACAGAAGACCTACACTAGAACAGAGACGAATTTGACCAACTTTACATCACCTATACTGCTGCGCCTGTTTATCATGAGTTACATTGG TTTTGTTTCTGCTCTTACCTACTATGGAATATGCTTCAGCATTGGAAGTTTCGGAGTAAATATCTATTTGGCACAGTTTTTCTCCGGACTTTCGGAGTCTCCTTCCTTACTTCTTCCATTTTTGTTGAAGCGATGTGGCCGTAGACCCTTCAGCATGGCCTCTCTTTTCCTCAGTGGCATTTCCTGTATGCTCTCCCTCCTCGTCTCCAATTTCTGTG ACATGCCGGGTCTTGTTATGACGCTGGCTTTAATGGGAAAGCTTTGTATGCAGTCTACCACCTGTGTCTCCATGCTTTATGGAATTGAGCTATTCCCAACTGTCATTAG GCAAAAGTGCATTGGCCTGGTTAGCCTTTGTTACCGAGTGGCTTGTATTATAAATGCAGTGGTGCCCCCTGAAGGTGGAGTCCCTTTGCCAGCTATGATCTGTTATAGCAGTGGACCAATCATCGGCGCAGTCCTCTGTCTGCTTCTTCCCGAGACCAGCGGCATCCCTTTACCTGACACAGTAGAGGACTGTGAGAAACAGCCCAGATTGAAGCTCTCATGCTGTGGACG ATGGCCGTTAAAGTCGACACAAGAACCAGAAGACTTGAAGGACATGAATTGCAAGCTAGAAAGTTGTCCTCTCTCAGCACAGTTAGCAAACTGCTAA